The proteins below are encoded in one region of Candidatus Cloacimonadota bacterium:
- a CDS encoding YCF48-related protein yields the protein MKKLKVIVCISLISIFMVGVCLLHADWEYVAGGYISNVQFIGNDGWASLSEGRVLHTSDGGVTWEYQETGTTERIYGVSFVDNLTGWVAGNGGLIFHTTDGGATWTAQTSTITSGLQSIYFVDALNGWAAGSSGKIIHTTDGGATWNLQTTGFTSKIYSIYFVDLLNGWAVASSDRIIHTTDGGATWVAQTNPTTKSMKEVIFSDVNEGWATGSKKIIHTVNGGATWVEQANPADENLYGIGMGDNNHLCVVGIDGEILTTTDGGTTWTEQSFSLDWFWDAYFTDSSTGWIVGSGGAVYKTTDGGSSWITQQTGTSSGLRRTVCLDDQNFWGCGYKGFIIHSGDAGLTWESKDSGFDDWIWDITFASDNLHGWAAGDDGPILATVDGGETWIQQTTGITVDVVGISAVSTTEVFAAAKDGIILHTIDGGTTWNPQTSGVTADFKSIEFQSEDIGWAVGKDGIIIYTNDGGTTWTQQTSNTTENIYDVSFVDTLCGWAAGYNGIILYTTNAGANWTLTNTGTTTDDFTRISAIDQNEAWAVGDGAYHTTDGGTSWTEVTIPCHIALWGVDFANSDLGVAMGNGGIVARYTSGVSVDDINESITVLSLSQNYPNPMRSSTIISFSISKNTRDATIKVYNLKGQLVKTLSLIKDKSSIIWDGTDYDNQKVSNGIYFYKLEAENKVITKKLLLLR from the coding sequence ATGAAAAAATTAAAAGTAATTGTGTGCATTTCCTTAATTAGTATCTTTATGGTTGGAGTATGTCTCTTACATGCAGATTGGGAATATGTAGCTGGTGGATACATATCAAATGTTCAGTTTATTGGAAATGATGGATGGGCTTCATTAAGTGAAGGTCGTGTATTGCATACATCTGATGGTGGAGTAACATGGGAATACCAGGAAACCGGAACAACAGAAAGAATTTATGGAGTTAGCTTTGTTGATAATCTAACAGGTTGGGTAGCTGGAAATGGGGGTCTAATATTCCATACCACAGATGGTGGAGCAACCTGGACAGCACAAACCAGTACTATTACATCAGGTCTTCAATCAATTTACTTTGTTGATGCTCTTAATGGATGGGCAGCCGGAAGTTCCGGGAAAATTATTCATACTACCGATGGTGGTGCAACATGGAATCTACAGACAACAGGATTCACAAGCAAAATCTACTCCATCTACTTTGTGGATTTGCTCAACGGCTGGGCAGTTGCTTCTAGTGATAGGATTATTCACACGACTGATGGAGGGGCAACCTGGGTTGCCCAGACTAATCCTACTACAAAATCAATGAAAGAAGTTATTTTCTCTGATGTTAATGAAGGCTGGGCTACGGGATCCAAGAAAATAATTCATACTGTTAATGGTGGTGCAACATGGGTTGAACAAGCAAATCCTGCTGATGAAAATCTCTATGGAATTGGAATGGGGGATAACAATCACCTCTGTGTAGTAGGTATAGATGGTGAAATATTAACTACAACCGATGGTGGTACAACATGGACTGAACAGAGTTTCTCTCTTGATTGGTTCTGGGATGCATACTTCACTGATAGCTCTACTGGCTGGATTGTAGGTTCTGGTGGCGCAGTCTACAAAACAACGGATGGAGGTTCGAGCTGGATTACTCAACAAACAGGAACATCTTCCGGATTAAGACGAACTGTGTGTCTTGATGATCAGAATTTCTGGGGTTGTGGATATAAGGGATTTATAATACATTCTGGTGATGCAGGACTAACTTGGGAAAGCAAAGACTCTGGCTTTGATGACTGGATCTGGGATATTACTTTCGCTTCAGATAACCTTCATGGCTGGGCAGCTGGTGATGACGGACCTATTCTTGCTACTGTAGATGGTGGAGAAACATGGATACAACAGACTACAGGTATCACTGTTGATGTAGTAGGAATTTCAGCAGTTAGTACTACAGAAGTTTTTGCTGCTGCTAAAGATGGAATTATTCTTCATACAATAGATGGGGGAACTACATGGAATCCACAAACCAGTGGTGTTACTGCAGATTTCAAAAGTATTGAATTTCAATCTGAAGATATTGGGTGGGCTGTTGGTAAAGATGGAATTATTATCTATACAAATGATGGTGGAACAACATGGACACAACAGACTTCTAATACTACTGAAAATATTTATGATGTTTCCTTTGTTGATACACTCTGTGGCTGGGCAGCCGGGTATAATGGTATTATTTTATACACAACAAATGCCGGAGCCAATTGGACATTAACAAACACAGGCACCACTACCGATGACTTTACCAGAATATCAGCTATTGATCAGAATGAAGCATGGGCTGTAGGCGATGGAGCATATCATACAACTGATGGTGGTACTAGTTGGACAGAAGTTACAATTCCTTGTCACATTGCTTTATGGGGAGTTGATTTTGCTAATAGCGATCTTGGTGTTGCTATGGGAAATGGTGGAATCGTTGCAAGATATACCTCAGGAGTGAGTGTTGATGATATTAATGAATCAATTACAGTGTTATCACTTTCACAAAATTATCCGAACCCAATGCGAAGTTCAACTATAATCTCTTTCTCAATCTCTAAGAATACACGAGATGCTACAATCAAAGTTTACAATCTTAAAGGACAACTCGTTAAAACTCTTTCTCTCATTAAGGATAAATCTTCAATAATCTGGGATGGAACTGATTATGATAATCAAAAGGTTTCTAATGGAATCTACTTTTACAAATTAGAAGCCGAAAATAAAGTTATTACAAAGAAATTGTTATTGTTAAGATAA
- a CDS encoding glycosyltransferase — MKIINILFVLVFIYYCYYLRIFFKGLERKYLKAVNEQPFVSVIVAARNEERNIPNLLTTLLNQDYPQESYEIIIANDQSIDRTAEIVKDFQKKFENLKLIDVKISDKVISRKKNALSQGIAKSKGEIILTTDADCIVKTTWISGMVRYFDKNIGMVAGLSTPNILNWRLANFVEKYEYLDTIALFSAGAGCIGKDKPFSCSGQNLAYTREAYSSVGGFEKIKKHISGDDILLMQLIRKAGYKIRFAFGEETYTLTKSEKSLGGFLNQRIRWASNEKAQTAMNQEFFLFLVDVFLLNLIIIITIFFSPLIFIIMLIIKSLVDFIVTNKGINRFKLDKRISKFFPFWALIQPFYIVVAGIGSRLGLFRWKK; from the coding sequence ATGAAAATTATAAATATTCTTTTTGTCTTAGTTTTTATTTATTATTGTTATTATTTAAGAATATTTTTCAAAGGGCTAGAACGAAAATACCTTAAGGCTGTTAATGAGCAACCATTTGTGTCTGTAATAGTTGCAGCTCGCAACGAAGAGCGAAATATCCCAAACCTTTTAACAACTTTATTAAATCAAGATTATCCACAAGAATCGTATGAAATAATCATTGCAAACGATCAATCAATTGACAGAACCGCTGAAATAGTTAAGGATTTCCAGAAAAAATTTGAGAATCTAAAACTAATTGATGTGAAAATTTCAGATAAGGTAATTTCTCGCAAAAAAAATGCATTATCACAGGGGATTGCAAAAAGTAAGGGAGAGATTATTCTTACTACAGATGCGGATTGCATTGTAAAGACAACATGGATTTCTGGCATGGTTCGTTACTTTGATAAAAATATTGGTATGGTTGCTGGTCTTTCCACACCAAATATATTGAATTGGAGACTGGCAAATTTTGTAGAAAAATATGAATATTTAGATACTATTGCGCTTTTTTCTGCGGGTGCAGGTTGTATTGGAAAAGACAAGCCTTTTTCTTGCAGTGGGCAAAATCTGGCTTATACACGAGAGGCGTATTCCTCTGTAGGTGGATTTGAAAAGATAAAGAAACATATATCCGGTGATGATATATTACTTATGCAACTCATAAGAAAAGCTGGATACAAAATCAGATTTGCATTTGGGGAAGAAACTTACACTCTAACTAAATCGGAGAAAAGTCTTGGGGGGTTCTTAAATCAAAGAATTCGTTGGGCTTCAAATGAAAAGGCACAAACCGCGATGAATCAAGAATTCTTCCTCTTTCTTGTTGATGTCTTTTTGCTGAATTTGATTATTATTATTACAATATTTTTTTCTCCTTTGATTTTTATTATTATGTTAATCATTAAAAGTCTTGTTGATTTTATTGTCACTAATAAAGGTATAAATAGGTTCAAATTAGATAAAAGGATTTCTAAATTTTTTCCCTTCTGGGCTTTAATTCAACCTTTTTACATTGTAGTTGCTGGTATTGGGAGCAGATTGGGTTTGTTTAGATGGAAAAAATAA
- a CDS encoding Gx transporter family protein, whose product MKHNKPLILSAFSIMAVLFFVLENFLPKPVPFLRIGLANVFVLLILIKMDFFSALIVSLSKVIIGNLFSGLIFTPVILFSLSSSLFALIVMYLSIKSRIGFSLIGISIIGALFHNLTQLGVAYGLLIRNTRIFTLFPIMVMLSLITGIITGFIAILLNNKLQFDSILQTNHT is encoded by the coding sequence ATGAAACATAATAAACCATTAATCTTGTCTGCATTCTCAATAATGGCAGTCCTATTTTTTGTTTTAGAGAATTTTCTGCCGAAACCTGTTCCATTTCTTAGAATTGGTTTAGCAAATGTGTTTGTATTACTTATTTTGATTAAAATGGATTTTTTTTCAGCTTTGATTGTATCATTATCAAAAGTAATTATTGGCAATCTTTTTTCAGGTTTAATTTTTACTCCAGTAATATTATTTTCATTATCAAGTAGTTTATTTGCACTTATAGTAATGTATTTATCAATAAAAAGCAGGATCGGTTTTAGTCTTATAGGAATCAGTATTATCGGTGCATTATTTCATAACTTGACTCAACTCGGGGTTGCTTATGGTTTGTTAATTAGAAACACAAGAATATTCACACTTTTTCCTATAATGGTTATGCTTAGTTTGATTACAGGAATTATAACCGGTTTTATTGCAATTTTACTAAACAATAAATTACAGTTTGACTCAATTTTACAAACTAATCACACATAA
- a CDS encoding four helix bundle protein, protein MSEGFSNLKVYKMSYDMAMEIFNITKSFPKEEIYALTDQIRRSSRSVCSNIAEAYRKRRYPKHFTSKVSDADGEASETMVWVNFAKDCNYINKNIYNNLIKKYKEIGKMLGSMANHPERFIPKE, encoded by the coding sequence ATGTCAGAAGGTTTTAGCAATTTAAAAGTTTATAAAATGTCTTATGATATGGCAATGGAAATCTTTAATATTACAAAATCATTTCCAAAAGAAGAAATTTATGCTTTAACCGACCAAATTCGACGATCTTCTCGCTCAGTATGTTCAAATATTGCTGAAGCATATCGAAAGCGAAGATATCCGAAACATTTTACTTCTAAAGTTTCCGATGCAGATGGTGAAGCCAGTGAGACAATGGTCTGGGTAAATTTCGCAAAAGACTGTAATTATATAAATAAAAATATTTATAACAATCTAATTAAAAAATATAAAGAAATCGGAAAAATGTTAGGTAGTATGGCAAACCATCCAGAACGCTTCATACCTAAAGAATAA
- a CDS encoding NusG domain II-containing protein — protein MINQSLIKSFNKADIILIVILIVLICLSFFAITKKNQQTSYALCEIDGKVVKRILLSKSQRVDLKNGMELEIKNGRIRVSKSDCPQQICVKHGWLKYSSDIIVCVPNRCIIYTENKEEFDYISQ, from the coding sequence TTGATTAATCAATCTCTAATTAAATCGTTTAATAAAGCTGATATTATATTAATAGTTATTCTTATTGTTTTGATATGTTTATCTTTTTTTGCTATTACGAAAAAAAATCAACAAACATCTTATGCACTTTGTGAAATTGATGGAAAAGTAGTAAAAAGGATATTATTAAGTAAAAGCCAGAGAGTAGATTTAAAAAATGGAATGGAATTGGAAATTAAAAACGGAAGAATACGGGTATCTAAATCGGATTGTCCCCAGCAAATCTGTGTTAAACACGGTTGGCTAAAATATAGCAGTGATATTATTGTGTGTGTGCCAAATAGATGCATAATTTATACTGAGAACAAGGAGGAGTTTGATTATATTTCTCAATAA
- a CDS encoding PBP1A family penicillin-binding protein yields the protein MKKVKFSRVFFVICCVIVFSLGIGSAILYYYSKELPPISKLEEYELMSGTKVYDKTGRLVKIFASENRRSIRLSDVSDTLINTILAIEDNSFYKHNGIDIIAILRAFWTNLTTGSIRQGASTITQQLARDMFLTRERTLIRKLKEMMLAFKIERTFSKDQILEMYLNKTYFGAGNYGIESAAQNFLGKSAIDLNLAESALIARLPQAPSYLNPLKNYDIAVLRSKRVLDRMYELNKITHKQYKLAYNDTIIIQKRKKQKEPTDYFLEYVRKYVENKYGSSCLYNGGLSVYTTMDWDLTNYADSILNRHLRKFEEKQDYDIKYDDFSPDTTDFDTKYIQGGVYAIEQNTGYVNIMIGGRNFNHSKFNRMLQAKRQPGSAFKPILYTAALANGYSAATMINDLPLVFMQNDTVFWKPTNYSEKFYGLTRLRTALKYSRNIPAVRIICDITPQEVVKYAKRLGIESPAYPYFSLALGSAEIYPAELISVYCVFANGGKRITPIYIKRIEDESGKILEEHTPHSSKVISKQLAYIMTSIMQSVVDGGTAAGIRWRGFYLPAAGKTGTTDNFQDAWCIAYTTRLVLGIWVGFDDNITLGKGQAGAYVAVPPWPYIMNKAVYNNSPKDSTGKAIINEELYQFSKPDGITAVPICDTTGLLAQPFCQNVYKEVFISGTEPTIISDSLGYNFEPIGYQDLTLDTLFINLDNYKKNKK from the coding sequence ATGAAAAAAGTAAAATTTTCAAGGGTATTTTTTGTAATCTGTTGCGTTATTGTGTTTTCCCTGGGTATAGGTTCAGCTATATTGTATTATTATAGCAAGGAGCTTCCACCGATTTCAAAGCTTGAAGAATATGAGCTGATGAGCGGGACCAAGGTTTACGATAAAACTGGAAGATTAGTAAAAATATTCGCAAGTGAGAATCGTAGAAGTATCAGACTTTCGGATGTTTCTGATACTTTGATAAATACAATTTTAGCCATTGAGGATAATAGTTTTTATAAGCATAATGGGATAGATATAATTGCAATACTTCGTGCTTTTTGGACAAATCTCACCACCGGCTCAATTCGCCAGGGAGCAAGCACAATCACTCAGCAATTAGCGCGGGATATGTTCCTAACCAGAGAACGGACCCTGATAAGAAAATTAAAAGAAATGATGCTTGCATTTAAGATAGAAAGAACATTTTCAAAAGATCAAATTTTGGAGATGTATCTAAACAAGACATATTTTGGTGCAGGAAATTATGGCATTGAGTCTGCTGCTCAGAATTTTTTAGGGAAATCAGCTATAGATTTGAATCTTGCAGAATCTGCTCTTATTGCTCGTTTACCACAAGCACCAAGCTATCTTAATCCTCTTAAAAACTATGACATTGCTGTATTAAGAAGTAAGCGGGTTCTTGATAGAATGTATGAATTAAATAAGATTACTCATAAACAGTATAAATTAGCATATAATGATACAATAATAATTCAGAAAAGAAAAAAGCAGAAAGAGCCTACAGATTATTTTCTTGAATATGTTCGCAAGTATGTTGAAAATAAATATGGTTCATCTTGCTTATATAATGGTGGATTAAGTGTGTATACAACAATGGATTGGGACCTGACAAATTATGCTGACTCTATACTAAATAGACATCTTCGTAAGTTTGAGGAGAAACAAGATTATGACATTAAATATGATGATTTTTCTCCTGACACTACAGATTTTGACACGAAATATATCCAGGGTGGGGTTTACGCAATTGAGCAAAATACAGGATATGTGAATATTATGATAGGAGGGAGAAATTTTAACCATAGCAAATTCAATAGAATGCTGCAAGCTAAACGCCAGCCCGGTTCCGCATTTAAGCCAATTTTATATACAGCTGCTTTAGCCAATGGATACTCTGCTGCCACAATGATAAATGACCTGCCTCTTGTATTTATGCAAAATGATACAGTTTTTTGGAAACCAACTAATTATTCAGAGAAATTCTATGGCTTAACCCGTCTGCGAACCGCCTTAAAGTATTCACGGAATATCCCTGCAGTAAGGATTATTTGTGATATTACTCCTCAAGAAGTTGTTAAATATGCAAAAAGGTTAGGAATTGAAAGTCCAGCATATCCTTATTTCTCTTTAGCACTTGGTTCTGCAGAGATCTATCCAGCAGAACTAATTTCAGTGTATTGTGTATTTGCAAATGGTGGTAAGCGTATTACACCAATTTATATTAAGAGAATTGAAGATGAATCTGGAAAGATACTTGAAGAGCATACTCCACATTCATCAAAAGTTATAAGCAAACAGTTAGCCTATATTATGACAAGTATTATGCAATCTGTTGTGGATGGTGGAACCGCTGCAGGAATTCGTTGGCGAGGCTTTTATCTTCCTGCGGCTGGTAAAACAGGAACAACTGATAATTTTCAGGATGCATGGTGTATTGCATATACAACAAGGTTGGTTCTGGGTATATGGGTAGGTTTTGATGATAATATTACTCTTGGGAAAGGACAGGCTGGTGCTTATGTTGCTGTTCCTCCCTGGCCCTATATTATGAATAAAGCTGTCTATAATAATTCTCCAAAAGACTCAACTGGAAAAGCGATTATTAATGAAGAGTTATATCAATTTTCAAAACCTGATGGTATTACAGCTGTACCTATTTGTGATACAACAGGTTTGCTTGCTCAACCGTTCTGCCAAAATGTCTATAAGGAGGTTTTTATTTCAGGAACAGAACCAACGATTATTTCTGATAGCTTAGGATATAACTTTGAACCAATAGGATATCAAGATTTAACTTTGGATACTCTTTTTATTAATCTGGATAATTATAAAAAAAATAAAAAGTAG